In Spinacia oleracea cultivar Varoflay chromosome 5, BTI_SOV_V1, whole genome shotgun sequence, a single window of DNA contains:
- the LOC110788081 gene encoding putative DNA glycosylase At3g47830: MQKPTRKRKQISPQNDKQHAEITIAKIRSTQTKRTPKTATIEPYPSHPRPTPEDCLAIRDELLEFHGFPEEFAKYREERQNPEPKTSNLINGSVKSEVSVEKLSVLDGLVSTVLSQNTTDVNSQKAFASLKAAFPTWELVLAAEQNLLENAIRCGGLAPTKASCIRNILSCLNEKSGKLCLEYLRDLSIDEIKSELSSFKGIGPKTVACVLMFHLQQDDFPVDTHILQIATTLGWVPEGADAKKTYLHLNQRIPNELKFDLNCLLFTHGKICNRCSTKVGKQEKKESVNKPPCPLLNHCKKSD, encoded by the exons ATGCAGAAACCAACCCGAAAAAGGAAGCAAATTTCTCCCCAAAACGACAAACAACATGCAGAAATCACAATTGCTAAAATCAGATCAACTCAAACCAAGAGAACCCCCAAAACAGCCACAATTGAACCATACCCATCTCACCCAAGACCAACTCCAGAAGATTGCTTAGCGATTAGGGATGAACTCTTGGAATTTCATGGATTCCCTGAAGAATTCGCCAAGTATCGCGAGGAAAGACAAAACCCAGAACCTAAAACTTCGAATTTGATTAATGGGTCAGTGAAATCAGAGGTTTCAGTTGAGAAATTGAGCGTTTTGGATGGTTTAGTGAGCACTGTTCTTTCGCAGAATACTACTGATGTTAATTCTCAGAAGGCTTTTGCTTCTCTTAAAGCTGCATTTCCCACTTGGGAACTT GTCCTTGCTGCTGAACAAAACTTGTTAGAGAATGCCATCAGATGTGGAGGTTTGGCTCCAACTAAAGCTTCCTGCATTAGAAACATCTTGAGTTGCCTCAACGAGAAGAGTGGGAAGTTGTGCTTAGAGTACTTGCGAGACTTGTCCATAGACGAAATAAAGTCCGAGCTCTCCTCTTTCAAAGGAATCGGGCCTAAAACT GTAGCTTGCGTTCTCATGTTCCATTTACAGCAAGACGACTTTCCAGTTGACACACAT ATTTTGCAGATAGCAACTACTCTTGGTTGGGTACCAGAAGGAGCTGATGCGAAGAAGACGTATCTTCACCTAAACCAGAGAATTCCTAACGAACTGAAATTCGATCTGAACTGCCTTCTGTTTACACATGGTAAGATCTGTAATAGATGTTCTACAAAAGTGGGAAAACAAGAGAAGAAAGAATCAGTCAATAAGCCACCCTGTCCTTTATTAAACCACTGTAAGAAATCTGATTAG